In one window of Acidobacteriota bacterium DNA:
- a CDS encoding tetratricopeptide repeat protein, which produces MVNCWERLAPFRAIIFAFLVLSQAPLLRAQDKQTDIVQEIGWEISTGNIGSALADARRAVQEFPESAVLMHLLAVAQSKNGLEDEARESFQKSIRLDPTIPQNYYDLALLDMQRDDYTEAARMLENFLGVSPRNAKARLMLGIAYREQGDDAQAIAQLRQALTISPGLPLVHYNLGKIDASQGDNKSALSEYREELGVNPEFYDVYWSAGDAELAEGKLDSAEVLYRRGTEIKPLAYQAYNGLARVYLARKQWSSAEAELKTVVALAPGDIDAHATLASVYNQLGKTLEAKREELVVETLKSQTSQPEESPALPH; this is translated from the coding sequence ATGGTGAACTGTTGGGAGCGCCTTGCGCCATTTCGCGCAATAATTTTTGCTTTTCTGGTTCTCAGTCAGGCGCCGCTTCTCCGCGCGCAGGATAAGCAAACCGACATAGTCCAGGAGATCGGCTGGGAGATCTCAACCGGCAACATTGGATCTGCATTGGCAGATGCCCGCCGGGCGGTCCAGGAGTTCCCGGAATCCGCCGTCCTCATGCACTTGCTGGCAGTGGCCCAGTCAAAGAACGGGCTGGAGGATGAAGCCCGCGAGAGCTTTCAGAAATCAATCCGGCTGGACCCTACGATCCCTCAGAACTACTACGACCTTGCCCTGCTCGACATGCAGAGAGACGACTACACCGAAGCGGCAAGAATGCTTGAAAACTTCCTCGGCGTGAGCCCACGGAACGCCAAGGCGCGCCTGATGCTCGGGATCGCCTACCGGGAGCAAGGAGATGACGCGCAGGCCATCGCGCAGTTGAGGCAGGCGCTGACGATTTCACCCGGCTTGCCCCTGGTGCACTACAACCTGGGGAAAATTGACGCCAGCCAGGGTGACAATAAGTCAGCGCTCAGTGAGTACCGGGAAGAGCTGGGCGTCAATCCGGAGTTCTACGACGTTTACTGGAGCGCGGGCGACGCGGAGCTTGCAGAAGGAAAACTTGATTCGGCTGAGGTGCTTTACCGTCGCGGAACCGAAATCAAGCCGCTTGCTTACCAGGCCTATAACGGACTGGCCAGGGTTTATCTGGCCCGGAAGCAATGGTCCAGTGCCGAGGCCGAGCTCAAGACGGTCGTCGCTCTCGCGCCTGGTGACATTGACGCCCACGCCACGCTTGCCAGTGTCTATAACCAGCTGGGAAAAACGCTGGAAGCCAAAAGGGAAGAACTGGTCGTGGAGACGCTCAAGAGCCAGACGAGCCAGCCGGAGGAATCTCCGGCGCTGCCACATTGA
- a CDS encoding MFS transporter, with amino-acid sequence MTTLKFKPATYNRFLKFVAGLGGLLYGIDVGIIAAALPYLEATSGLTAGQISFVVAAVLLGTVISTLFAGVLADGMGRKRLMILSGALFAASIPIIALSQSYELLIIGRLCQGISAGLIGVVVPLYLAECLSPEDRGQGTAMFQWLLTIGIVAAASIGMYFSFRVDEVAKLGNPQMLFTYKDYAWRSIFWVSLPPGLIFVLGGFLVAESPRWLFRRGQKQHALDALLRSRTPDQARMELEEMENNQAVEAAKAEGRRVGENLLQRKYVLPFILACVILALNQTTGINSIIGYNTAILIQSGLSDVAAHWGYILFTIVQALATVIGMVLVDRKGRTFLLSLGTAGIVVALCATAFLFHRGERNRVDVSQAVQSMVGGNSSLSVHYTPELQQEWLKAVGDTRLAGLPTTLTIIYSFGDFSAVTPAMASNQPLSTPVQLSRADCVPGNKVVAFFSDPFGNLSQAKIAPLRIEHALITPLPGRGHGWLVALTLFIFATFYALGPGICVWLALSELMPTRIRSNGMSIALVINEAVATFLAAIFLPAVGRYGYTTMFLLFAGFTVFYFITVTFFLPETKGKTLEEIETFFSKAEAKA; translated from the coding sequence ATGACAACACTCAAATTCAAGCCCGCAACGTACAACCGGTTCCTGAAGTTCGTGGCAGGTCTTGGCGGGCTTCTGTACGGCATTGACGTGGGCATCATCGCTGCGGCCTTGCCTTATCTGGAAGCCACGTCGGGGCTAACGGCGGGGCAGATTTCATTTGTCGTTGCCGCCGTGCTGCTGGGCACTGTGATCTCCACCTTGTTCGCCGGCGTACTGGCGGACGGAATGGGCCGCAAGCGCCTGATGATCCTGAGCGGAGCGTTGTTTGCCGCCAGTATTCCTATTATTGCGCTTTCGCAAAGCTACGAGTTGTTGATTATTGGCCGACTGTGCCAGGGCATCAGCGCCGGCTTGATCGGCGTTGTCGTTCCGCTCTACCTGGCCGAGTGCCTGTCGCCGGAGGACCGCGGGCAGGGTACCGCTATGTTCCAGTGGCTGCTCACCATCGGCATCGTGGCGGCGGCCAGCATTGGCATGTACTTCAGTTTCCGGGTTGATGAAGTTGCCAAGCTGGGTAATCCGCAGATGCTTTTTACTTATAAAGATTACGCCTGGCGCAGCATTTTCTGGGTTTCGCTGCCGCCGGGGCTGATCTTCGTCCTGGGCGGCTTCCTGGTAGCGGAATCGCCGCGTTGGCTCTTTCGACGCGGGCAAAAGCAGCATGCTCTCGACGCGCTTTTGCGCTCGCGTACGCCGGACCAGGCCAGGATGGAACTGGAAGAGATGGAAAACAATCAGGCCGTGGAGGCCGCGAAGGCCGAGGGCAGGCGCGTTGGCGAGAACCTGTTGCAGCGCAAATACGTGCTTCCTTTTATTCTGGCCTGCGTAATTCTGGCTCTGAACCAGACGACCGGCATTAATTCAATCATCGGGTACAATACAGCCATCCTCATCCAGAGCGGTTTGTCGGACGTGGCGGCGCACTGGGGTTACATCCTGTTCACTATAGTCCAGGCGCTGGCCACTGTGATCGGCATGGTGCTGGTGGATCGCAAAGGGCGTACGTTTCTGCTTTCGCTCGGTACAGCCGGCATCGTCGTGGCCTTATGCGCCACGGCGTTCCTGTTTCATCGCGGCGAACGGAACCGCGTGGACGTGAGCCAGGCCGTTCAGTCTATGGTCGGCGGCAATTCGAGCTTGAGCGTGCACTATACGCCGGAGCTTCAGCAGGAATGGCTGAAGGCGGTTGGTGACACCCGCCTGGCCGGACTGCCGACCACACTCACCATCATTTACTCATTCGGGGATTTCAGCGCTGTAACGCCCGCAATGGCCTCGAATCAACCGCTCTCAACCCCTGTGCAGTTGAGCCGGGCAGACTGCGTTCCCGGCAACAAGGTAGTCGCCTTTTTCTCTGACCCCTTTGGCAATCTCAGCCAGGCCAAAATAGCTCCCCTCCGCATAGAACATGCACTGATTACGCCATTGCCTGGCCGGGGACATGGCTGGCTCGTCGCCCTGACGCTATTTATTTTTGCCACTTTTTACGCTCTGGGACCCGGCATCTGCGTCTGGCTGGCCTTGTCGGAACTGATGCCGACCCGCATCCGGTCAAACGGTATGAGCATCGCGCTGGTCATCAACGAAGCAGTTGCCACATTCCTGGCGGCCATCTTCCTGCCCGCTGTGGGCCGTTATGGCTATACGACAATGTTTCTGCTTTTCGCTGGCTTCACGGTCTTCTACTTCATCACGGTAACTTTCTTCCTCCCAGAAACGAAGGGCAAGACGCTGGAGGAAATCGAGACCTTCTTTTCCAAGGCTGAAGCTAAAGCCTGA
- a CDS encoding DUF2619 domain-containing protein → MEDTAAPGRAIRNVRLQAIVRALEEDLLRAFMEIPGEVLMSRTRRLRTAQAAATVMAAVGGTVMVAVAAVGTIGARSTSNSVRMKGNGLGFKSQAVSVFRL, encoded by the coding sequence ATGGAGGATACGGCGGCTCCAGGCCGAGCTATCAGGAACGTTCGGCTCCAAGCTATAGTCAGGGCCCTCGAGGAGGATCTTCTCCGAGCTTTCATGGAAATTCCGGGGGAGGTTCTCATGAGTCGTACTCGGCGCCTTCGCACAGCTCAGGCGGCAGCTACGGTAATGGCGGCGGTGGGGGGCACAGTAATGGTGGCGGTGGCGGCGGTGGGAACCATCGGCGCTAGATCAACAAGTAATTCCGTGAGGATGAAGGGAAATGGCCTGGGGTTTAAATCCCAGGCCGTTTCCGTTTTCAGGCTTTAG